The genome window ATGAACGCCGCGACGGCGGCGCGCCCATCTTCGCGATGGTCATCCGCCGCATCCGCGAGCTGCTGCCCGGCTGCTCCATCGAAGTGTTGATCCCCGATTTCAAGGGCAGCATCGAAGCCTTGAAGATCGTCATGGACGCCCGCCCCGAAATCCTGAATCACAACGTGGAAACCGTGCCGCGTTTGTTCAAAGCCGTCCAGCCGCAGGATAACTACGAATGGGCGGCGGCGACCCTGTCCAATGCAAAGAAACTCGACCCCGAGGTGTTAACCAAGTCCGGCATCATGCTCGGCTTGGGCGAAACCATGGACGAGGTTAAAGCCGTGATGCGCGACCAGCGCAGTTGGGGCGTGGACATTTTGACCATCGGTCAATACCTACAGCCGAGCAAGAAACACCTTGCCATGCAGCGTTATTACACCATGGAGGAATTCGCCGAATTGCGCGAGTATGGCAAAGAGATCGGCTTCAAGTGGGTGGAGTCGAATCCGCTGGTGCGGTCTTCGTATCATGCGGCGGAGCAGGTCCGCGCATTGAGCGTGGTGCATCGCAAGTTGTATGGGGAAACCCAGTGAGTAGTGGACGGTAATCAGGTAATCCATGTCCATCGACGACCTCTCCACCCAATTCCCAACTTTTCAACGGGAACTAAAATCCTTCCTGTTGCGCATCACCGCAAGCATGCAGGATGCCGAGGATATCGTTCAAGAAACCTATCTCAAAGCCCAATTGAAATCTGACACGTTCAATGGCGAGTCGTCGTTGAAAACGTGGGTATTCAGCATTGCATCCAATCTTGCCAAGGATTTGCTTCGTTCACAAAAACGCTGGCCCGAAACTGTGACCGATATTTGCAGGGAAGAATCCCTGGGCAACCACGAATTCTTTCAAGAAGCCATGCACATTCGGCAAACGTCACCGCAGGGACAATTTGAAATCAAGGAACACATCGCTTTCTGTTTTACATGCATCTCCAAGTCGCTTCCGCTGGAGGGACATCTCGTCATTTTGCTAAAAGAGGTTTATGACTTCAAGGTCAAGGAGATCGCGCAGATACTGCAACTCTCCGAAGCCATGGCAAAATATCACCTGCACGCCAGCCGAACCAAGATGATGGACATTTTCGATCATCGTTGTTCACTCATCAACAAAGAGGGCATTTGCCACCAGTGCACCGAGTTGAACGGCATCTTCAACCCAAAGCAAAAAACTCAGGAAGAATTGATCAAACTTGAATTGGTGAGGGAAGCAGAACATCGAAGCCGGGACGAACTGCTCGACTTGCGGATGAATATCCTGCGTGAACTCGATCCGTTCACTTCTGGTGCGGCGGAACTGCAACTGCACCACCTTGAGCACAACCGCCAGGTGATGGCGAAATACCTCGAAGAAAACGCTTAAGGGCCGCCCGTCAGGGCTGGTTCACTTCACTGCTTTGCTGGTTTGCTGGACAGGTTGCCCTACACCCTATCATTTTCTGATCCCCAATCGTCTAAATAAGAAAAGGAGATCAACCGTGAACCAAAAAGCAACAACCTTAAAGAGGACATTCAGCAGAGAGACCTCGGTCAGCGCGTCCATTGCGGCTGACCCCGCCACCGTATGGGCATTACTCACCCACGCCGCGGACTACCCGCGCTGGAACTCGACCGTCACTTCTATTCAAGGTGAGATCAAGGCAGGTGCGACCATCGAACTCAAGTCGACGCTGGATGCGAAGCGGACGTTCAAATTGAAGGTCAAGGAGTTCGAGCCGCAGAAACGACTGGTGTGGGGCGACGC of Anaerolineales bacterium contains these proteins:
- the lipA gene encoding lipoyl synthase, which produces MPVTPTRDRVNPQTDSRPLRRPDWIKVRAPSGETYEWLHGLMRKKELHTVCEEAMCPNLGECWGSGTATFLMLGDVCTRTCAFCDIKHGKPALLDWNEAERVAQAVKAMELKHAVITSVNRDERRDGGAPIFAMVIRRIRELLPGCSIEVLIPDFKGSIEALKIVMDARPEILNHNVETVPRLFKAVQPQDNYEWAAATLSNAKKLDPEVLTKSGIMLGLGETMDEVKAVMRDQRSWGVDILTIGQYLQPSKKHLAMQRYYTMEEFAELREYGKEIGFKWVESNPLVRSSYHAAEQVRALSVVHRKLYGETQ
- a CDS encoding sigma-70 family RNA polymerase sigma factor, which translates into the protein MSIDDLSTQFPTFQRELKSFLLRITASMQDAEDIVQETYLKAQLKSDTFNGESSLKTWVFSIASNLAKDLLRSQKRWPETVTDICREESLGNHEFFQEAMHIRQTSPQGQFEIKEHIAFCFTCISKSLPLEGHLVILLKEVYDFKVKEIAQILQLSEAMAKYHLHASRTKMMDIFDHRCSLINKEGICHQCTELNGIFNPKQKTQEELIKLELVREAEHRSRDELLDLRMNILRELDPFTSGAAELQLHHLEHNRQVMAKYLEENA
- a CDS encoding SRPBCC domain-containing protein: MNQKATTLKRTFSRETSVSASIAADPATVWALLTHAADYPRWNSTVTSIQGEIKAGATIELKSTLDAKRTFKLKVKEFEPQKRLVWGDAMGSRVYSIEKVASGVNFSMTERIGGPLFPLFAGMIPSFDKSFDKFAADLKKEAESIQRSKK